Proteins found in one Halobaculum sp. MBLA0147 genomic segment:
- a CDS encoding translation initiation factor IF-6 encodes MLRTSFTGSSYVGVYARATDDVLLIDPAVDDDVTTAIAEELSVTAVETTVGGSGTVGSLTVANETGVVVSDQATDEEIDLIADATDGAVARIPGRLNAAGNVVLANDTGAVVHPELTDEAVSVVEDTLDVPVTDGRLADVQTVGTAAVATEDGVICHPQATEEQLTAIEEHLDVYADLGTVNYGAPLVGSGVIANEADYVAGEDTTGPELGRIEDTLGYI; translated from the coding sequence GTGTTACGAACTTCGTTCACTGGATCGTCGTACGTGGGTGTGTACGCCCGCGCGACCGACGACGTGCTGTTGATCGACCCCGCAGTCGACGACGACGTGACGACTGCCATCGCCGAGGAGCTGTCGGTGACCGCAGTCGAGACGACCGTCGGCGGCTCCGGGACGGTCGGCTCGCTGACGGTCGCCAACGAGACCGGCGTCGTCGTCTCCGATCAGGCGACCGACGAGGAGATCGATCTGATCGCCGACGCGACAGACGGCGCGGTCGCGCGGATTCCGGGGCGGCTCAACGCCGCCGGCAACGTCGTCTTGGCCAACGACACCGGGGCGGTCGTCCACCCAGAGTTGACCGACGAGGCGGTGTCGGTCGTCGAGGACACCCTCGACGTGCCGGTCACGGACGGTCGACTCGCGGACGTCCAGACCGTCGGGACGGCCGCCGTCGCGACGGAGGACGGCGTAATCTGTCACCCACAGGCGACCGAAGAACAGTTGACGGCGATCGAGGAGCACCTCGACGTGTACGCCGACCTCGGGACGGTCAACTACGGCGCGCCGCTCGTCGGCTCCGGGGTGATCGCCAACGAGGCCGACTACGTCGCCGGCGAGGACACCACGGGGCCGGAGCTCGGACGGATCGAGGACACGCTCGGCTACATCTGA
- a CDS encoding 50S ribosomal protein L39e encodes MSGKSKAKKKRLGKLEKQNSRVPAWVMMKTDMGTTRNPKRRHWRRSDTDE; translated from the coding sequence ATGAGTGGTAAGTCGAAGGCGAAGAAGAAGCGGCTGGGCAAACTGGAGAAGCAGAACAGCCGGGTGCCCGCGTGGGTCATGATGAAGACGGACATGGGGACGACGCGCAACCCGAAGCGACGCCACTGGCGGCGCAGCGACACGGACGAGTGA
- a CDS encoding 50S ribosomal protein L31e produces the protein MSASDFEERVVTVPLRDAKQAPTQEMADRAMSLIRGHLSKHFSVEEDDVRLDPALNEAVWAQGRNKPPSSIRVRAARFDEDGEVVVEAEPA, from the coding sequence ATGAGCGCGAGTGACTTCGAGGAGCGGGTCGTCACCGTCCCGCTGCGCGACGCGAAGCAGGCACCGACCCAGGAGATGGCGGACCGTGCGATGTCGCTGATCCGCGGCCACCTGAGCAAGCACTTCTCCGTCGAGGAGGACGACGTGCGTCTCGACCCGGCGCTCAACGAGGCCGTCTGGGCGCAGGGACGCAACAAGCCGCCGAGTTCGATCCGGGTCCGTGCGGCACGGTTCGACGAGGACGGCGAGGTCGTCGTCGAGGCGGAACCGGCCTGA